The nucleotide sequence GCACACAGCATGGCCAGTGAGGGAAATCAGACTCCTCAGGAGGCAACTTTGGAGGACAACAGAAAACATGGGAGGGCTGCAGGACATCCCAGTGACAAAGTGAGAGGAGCAGAAgcacagaaggcagagaatgAAGGCAACCCGgtgatgctgctccaagcaagttttccattgtacctgctcCTCATcatactcgtgcacatgacaatatgaCTTGAATGGAGGCATAGCTAGCCTGACAATAAATGTAACCCAGCAAATACAAGGATGATTAGTGGGTGCCCCTTTGGATCTGGGTTGCAGAGTCTAGGATCTTGGACTTTATTTGGGGTGCAAGGCAAAATATTGGCTGGAAGATAATCAGAGggcagtatagaacatagaacagtatagcacaggaacaggcccttcatccctcaatgtcagtgccaaacacaaagccaaattaaactaaatctcttctgcccgtaCATGATCCATGTTCTGCCAACCCTGCATATTCCTgagtctaacagccttttaaacacctccatcctatctgcttccaccactacccctggtaaccagttccaggcacccaccattctctgtgtaaaaaagcttgccctgcatatcccttttaaactttccccccttcaccttaaatgcacgtcctctggtatttgacatttccaccctgggagaaagattctgactgtctgccctatcgatgccgctcataatttttaaaactcctatcaggtctccgatgctccagagaaaacaatccaagtttgtccaacctctccttataattcctaccctctaatccaggcggcatcctgataaacctcttgtgcgccctttccaaagcctccacatccttcctgtactggggtgaccagaactgcacacaatactccaagtgcagcctaacccaagttttacatagctgcaacatgacttccttactcttagaCTCAATGCCtaaaccaatgaaggcaagcatgccatacgccttctttaccaccctatctagttgtgttgccactttcagagagctatggacttggaccccaagatacctctgtacatcagtgctgttaagggtcctgccatgcaCAATATACTGTCCCTGGCTTGGCCACTGTGTGCTTTCTACTGGTTTGCTTCCAGTTTCTGAGTCCTGTCTCCTTCgcgtttctttttgttttttccGCCAGTATTATTGTTGCAAAAAGGGCGAATCGGACGATGAGGAGGAAGACTCAGACCTGTACGCTCACCCGCGCTTTGCTTGCAACGCCTGCAACGCGCACTTTGTGGACGGATtgctcactcagctgcccgcgcCGGTGGAGCCGAGCCAGGCGGCCGCGGGGGGTTCGTGCCCCAACTGCTCCCCTCGCCGCTCCCCTTTTTACATACGGACCGCCGAGGAGATGCGGAACGGAGGCGAACGCGTCGCCTACACCCCGGCCCGCTACAAAGAGCCGGGGCCACCCTTCAAGATGTCCTCGCTCCAAGGTTTCCCGGTGATCCGCCAAAACACGGTGCGGGAGACACTTGCAAGCGTCAGGGCTATAAGCACTGAGGTGTGAACTTGGGGTCGGGGTCGGGGGCGTGGGATAGGGCGggcggggggaaggggtggggtggggggagctgaaGGAGAAGGCTATATTTTTCCAATGccaggaaagggaaaataaagtctgcaaaaaaaatctttgaacaaTAGGTTGCAGTAAAGGAATTGTACCTTTCCCAATTGTCAGTGAATGGAGAGCATCTGTCCTGCAGGAATACAGTCTGAGCACCTGGTTTCTTTTCTCTGAGATAAGACATAAAACTAGCCCTCGCTTTACTCCTCTTGGCAATCTCACTTGTGTTTTTATGAACTTTGTGCAGGAATTTTCCAACACAAGGAGAAAGCAAATCAGTCCTCGATTTTCCAGAGGTAAAGGTCATTGCATTTTCCATCACGAGATTTGGAGATGGGATTAACAAAATGGAGTGGGATTTAAgcatttgaaaacagaaaatgccacttTTCCTTAACTGCCAATTCAGCCCATTTCAAATCACTGTGTTGATGCTTCAGTGCGTGGGAGCATGGATTACATTCTGCGTCCGCTCATTGGTCCGTTCTGCACAGCTGCTCACTCATGACTGCACCTCCAGGATCCTCTCATTGGCTGCGTTCCACCTTGGTGACATTCCTCTCATCTCAGCCAATGAACGTAGCCAACGCGCCTCCAACAGCGAGCATCGTGTCAGCCCCGGTGACCGACTCTGTGCACTCTTTACAATCTCACGCAGTTTGCCTTGTTTTTCTTCCTACCTGACCCACATCTTGCACAAGCGCAGACACCAAGGCATGGTCCCACTTCTCTCCTGCCATGAAGCAACACTGGTCCTATAGACCAAGAGTTTAATCCCGCGTTGGTGTTGGGGCATCTGATCTCAGCCGGGTGACTCCTGGCCTTGACAAGTGCAGAGAGTGTTTGCCAAAAATTTAAGATTGCCCTAGCCACTCTAGTTTAAAGCTTAATCAcctggaaaggaaggtggaaaatctcaatgttaacaacatttttatttcGTTTGTTTTGAACAATTTCGTTAATTAGTCATTAAACTATAGGAGATTCAGAAAGGGGAGGAACTTGGTTTTTATCACGTAATGAAACATCTAGCATTATGTGCTTGAAAAATTGAGAGCAGGGGTGGTGAGTGCAAGTGGGTGAGAAGGGCAATCTCCCTCCTATGTAGGGGTTTCTGGAGAGGACAGGGTCAGGGATGGTGGTGATTGCTTTCTCTTGTTAGCTGAACTGCTGGCGATCACTGCCTGGGTTTACAACTGGGGGAGATACTTCAGATCTGCCCCTAGGTGAGATTCGGTGCCTGATGCAGGGAATAACAGGTGGTTATCAGATGTCCGGGAAGTGGATGAAATCCCAATGCCCTGTGAAAGttaaaccagcataggacttatacaatgaatggtagggcacgaaggagtgtaatggaacagagggagcttggagtacaagttcatagttcgttgaaagtgacgtcacaggtggacagggtggagaaaaaggcattcagcatgccgatcttcatcagtcaggggactgagtataggagttgagacattatgttgcagttgtacaagtcattggtgaggccgcacttggagtactgtgtacagttttggtcaccctgttacaggaagggtgtggttaaactggaaagagtgcagaaaagatttacgaggatgttgccaggacgagagggcctgagttctagggagaggttggccaggctgggtctttattccttggaatgcaggagaatgaggggcgaccttatacagctgtttaaaattatgagaggcatagataaggtgggtggtaacagtcttttccccagggtaggggggtccaaagctgggggcataggtttagggcaagaggggaaagatttaacatggatctaaggggcaactttttcacacagagtgtggtgagtatatggaacgagctgccagaggaagtggttgaggcaggtataatagtataatttaagaaccacttggatagctacatggaggggcagggctaagagggatatgggccaaatgcaagaaattgggcCTAGCTGGGTGTgcactgtggtcagcacagactggttGGACCAAAAgggcctgaatccatgctgcattgctcgatgactctatgactccaaaacaCAAATATTCAAGCCTTACAGGATTCAGTGGTGGGAAGGCAAGGGAAAGGAATTTTGAAATAAGTAAGGCTTCAGATATGAGGTGTTGATAAAGGGTATTCACCACGATCTATTCCCTGACAACAGAGGAGATCGCCCATACTAAAGAAACACTCAGGAGTCGGAATACTCAGGACCCCTGATGCTCAGAATCCCCCTTTGCACCATGATACACAGGATCCTTTCATTAggttcctccctctccctttggACCAAAAAAACTAAACTTTTTGAAACATGGTCTAATTGCCGAAGTGTGGTTTGATCTATTAAGCTGGTCTGGTTGGTATGTTCACATGACACTGATAATCACATCTGTGTAAACCACTCACGTTTCCTGCTGATCACCACACTTGCCTTCCCGACAGTGTGCAATGTGCTGAAATTCCACCCCTTCCTAATGTCAGGAATTCTCAAAGCAAAAGTACTTCTGTGCATAGTAGTTTTTAACAATAATGAACATGAGGTGGCTTTGCTGCCTTGGAAGTTATAAAACAAGCAACAAATATAATCTGTGAAATGAATGGTAGTTTTCAACAATGGGGAAACACACAATACTGGTATCTCTGAGAACTATACTCAGTATTTAACTTCTAAAAACACCTCCTCCTTTTGATTTAAAAGATACGTCAGCTCCCTCTGTACTTCCCTGAGCTCATGCTGTGTCTGTTTATGGATGAACATCCATATAATGGTATCAGCCTCTTTACATCTGCTGAGGTAGGGCAGGTTTCAGAGAGACATGAAGAATTGGCATGTGGACTAAATCTTGGTCCAGGATTTAATCTAGTCTTCACTAACAGCAAGGACATCTCTGTTTGGTAGCTAAAAGGTTCCTAAGCAGAAGCACGTTGGTGgtactccatccaggcctttcctGTCTGCTGATGATTCTGCACAAAGTAACAAGTTAGGAACAAGAGAGACCTACCATAATGGGAATTGGAGAAGTTATATCAGTGGGTTGGAGGCTCCTGTGAGGTTAAAAGATGTTGTTGGTACAGAGCAAAGGAAGCTGTAATATTTAGCATTTAAAGAGTGTTGTCCCCGGTGACCTCATTGTATTCTGATCTGGCTGCGATATTGGCATTGATTGAGCAATATCTTTACTCTTTCAGAAGTACCCAGACCTCAGCACAAGCTATGTAAGCTTTTGCCACATCAGTGAAATGATAATTTGGTAAAAAAAACACTACCATTATCAATGGGGTTCAAACTGTACAAGGTTTGAAGTTACAATTAATTACTAGTCATGGTAAGTTAATGGAATGGCTTGTGTGATGGTGATGAAGATGGCTTCTTGTCACATAATACCCAATACCCATTTGCAATGTTCTCTTCATCAGCACTCCAGGGACTCAAATAgtgctttcaggtgagacagagattcacctggacctcccttaatatcatctactgcattcggtgctccaagtgtggcttcctctacattggtgagaccaaacgcagacgaggtgactGTTTCGtagagcacctgcactccatccataaccgcgatctgcatctccccgttgccagtcacttcaactccccctcccacactatcgctgatatgtcagtcctcagcctcctccactgccaggagaagtccaagcacaaagtggaggaacagcacttcattttccatcttgagaccttacagcctaacggcatgaacatcgaattctcccactttaagtaacccccacccaagcctcttgttttcttttcttccaGTTCCTAGTCTACCTCTCCTCtttctcctcacctatttttttctcctctcctcccctccccctgtgccacctgcctccatacgtttgacccatcccctggtggatctgctctcccctcctccccctcatctgcctatcactatctcttaccagcaTCTATCTAtcacaccttgtgcccaccctgcctcccctcttttgtccacctatcactgctatgCTCCCCACCCCTCATTTATTGGgctcccctttttctatcttcagtcctgaagaaaggtcctgtcccaaaacgttgaccatctgtttttctccatggatgctgcctggcctgctgacttcctccagcatcttgttgttttttcatctggaaTCAGTCATCACCCACTAAGGTTCATGCACTGGATTTGTGATGCTTCCATCTGGCAGTCAAATCCTCTGTTGTCTTTAAAAAGAGATGTTTTCAGTTTCAAGGACAAGACTTTACAGTCTCTTTCAAGGTGGAATCGATTATAATGAATAGTTCCTGCTTCAAAAGCTTATACACAGAAATATGTGTTGGCTCTAGCTGAGGAAAGCAAAATGGGCCTTAATGGTCAGAACAGATACTGGCAGTTTGCCTCAGATCAcatcacctcacctccaacaagtacGCAAGGTCACCTGTGTCCATTTGCCAGGTAAGTCACCAGAGACGTGATACAATGATTGCACTAACTATCCCGCGCCACCTTCCTCTCACTATAATTCCTTCCGTTCACTGTCCTCTTCCc is from Pristis pectinata isolate sPriPec2 chromosome 3, sPriPec2.1.pri, whole genome shotgun sequence and encodes:
- the LOC127567957 gene encoding protein FAM163A-like, which produces MTAGTVVITGGILATVILLCIIGVLCYCRLQYYCCKKGESDDEEEDSDLYAHPRFACNACNAHFVDGLLTQLPAPVEPSQAAAGGSCPNCSPRRSPFYIRTAEEMRNGGERVAYTPARYKEPGPPFKMSSLQGFPVIRQNTEANHCFKAEMQATEARITSLMEPLSHWN